Proteins from a single region of Paramormyrops kingsleyae isolate MSU_618 chromosome 9, PKINGS_0.4, whole genome shotgun sequence:
- the rab13 gene encoding ras-related protein Rab-13 isoform X1, which produces MAKKYDFLFKLLLIGDSGVGKTCLIIRFADDNFNSTYISTIGIDFKVKTIDVEGKKVKLQIWDTAGQERFKTITTAYYRGAMGIILVYDITDEKSFENIQNWMKSIKENASSGVNQMLLGNKCDIEAKRKVSKEAGEKLAKDHGIRFFETSAKSSINVEESFIGLARDILLRTSKKSGPAGREVKLTSTEKKKAASKCVLL; this is translated from the exons ATGGCGAAGAAGTATGACTTTTTATTTAAACTGCTGTTAATCGGAGATAGTGGTGTCGGAAAAACTTGTTTGATCATCCGATTCGCAGACGATAACTTCAACTCCACTTACATATCCACTATTG GCATTGACTTTAAGGTTAAAACAATAGATGTAGAAGGAAAGAAAGTAAAACTGCAAATCTG GGACacagcaggacaggagaggTTTAAGACTATTACTACAGCGTACTACAGAGGAGCAATG GGCATTATCCTGGTGTATGACATCACTGATGAGAAGTCCTTTGAGAACATCCAGAACTGGATGAAGAGCATCAAAGAG AATGCATCATCGGGAGTCAACCAGATGTTGCTTGGCAACAAGTGTGACATCGAAGCCAAGAGAAAGGTGTCCAAGGAAGCAGGAGAGAAG CTCGCGAAGGATCATGGAATTCGATTCTTCGAGACAAGTGCAAAGTCCAGCATTAATGTAGAGGAG TCTTTTATCGGTTTGGCTCGAGACATCCTGCTGAGGACAAGCAAGAAATCG GGTCCCGCGGGTCGAGAAGTCAAACTGACCTCCACTGAGAAGAAGAAGGCGGCATCGAAATGTGTTCTGCTGTGA
- the rab13 gene encoding ras-related protein Rab-13 isoform X3 yields the protein MTTEVPGVLPSCIDFKVKTIDVEGKKVKLQIWDTAGQERFKTITTAYYRGAMGIILVYDITDEKSFENIQNWMKSIKENASSGVNQMLLGNKCDIEAKRKVSKEAGEKLAKDHGIRFFETSAKSSINVEESFIGLARDILLRTSKKSGPAGREVKLTSTEKKKAASKCVLL from the exons ATGACTACTGAAGTTCCCGGAGTGCTGCCTTCAT GCATTGACTTTAAGGTTAAAACAATAGATGTAGAAGGAAAGAAAGTAAAACTGCAAATCTG GGACacagcaggacaggagaggTTTAAGACTATTACTACAGCGTACTACAGAGGAGCAATG GGCATTATCCTGGTGTATGACATCACTGATGAGAAGTCCTTTGAGAACATCCAGAACTGGATGAAGAGCATCAAAGAG AATGCATCATCGGGAGTCAACCAGATGTTGCTTGGCAACAAGTGTGACATCGAAGCCAAGAGAAAGGTGTCCAAGGAAGCAGGAGAGAAG CTCGCGAAGGATCATGGAATTCGATTCTTCGAGACAAGTGCAAAGTCCAGCATTAATGTAGAGGAG TCTTTTATCGGTTTGGCTCGAGACATCCTGCTGAGGACAAGCAAGAAATCG GGTCCCGCGGGTCGAGAAGTCAAACTGACCTCCACTGAGAAGAAGAAGGCGGCATCGAAATGTGTTCTGCTGTGA
- the rab13 gene encoding ras-related protein Rab-13 isoform X2 — MPTYDMSPPLGAEGIDFKVKTIDVEGKKVKLQIWDTAGQERFKTITTAYYRGAMGIILVYDITDEKSFENIQNWMKSIKENASSGVNQMLLGNKCDIEAKRKVSKEAGEKLAKDHGIRFFETSAKSSINVEESFIGLARDILLRTSKKSGPAGREVKLTSTEKKKAASKCVLL; from the exons ATGCCAACATACGATATGTCGCCCCCTCTCGGTGCAGAAG GCATTGACTTTAAGGTTAAAACAATAGATGTAGAAGGAAAGAAAGTAAAACTGCAAATCTG GGACacagcaggacaggagaggTTTAAGACTATTACTACAGCGTACTACAGAGGAGCAATG GGCATTATCCTGGTGTATGACATCACTGATGAGAAGTCCTTTGAGAACATCCAGAACTGGATGAAGAGCATCAAAGAG AATGCATCATCGGGAGTCAACCAGATGTTGCTTGGCAACAAGTGTGACATCGAAGCCAAGAGAAAGGTGTCCAAGGAAGCAGGAGAGAAG CTCGCGAAGGATCATGGAATTCGATTCTTCGAGACAAGTGCAAAGTCCAGCATTAATGTAGAGGAG TCTTTTATCGGTTTGGCTCGAGACATCCTGCTGAGGACAAGCAAGAAATCG GGTCCCGCGGGTCGAGAAGTCAAACTGACCTCCACTGAGAAGAAGAAGGCGGCATCGAAATGTGTTCTGCTGTGA
- the rps27.2 gene encoding 40S ribosomal protein S27.2, whose amino-acid sequence MPLAKDLLHPSPEEEKRRHKKKRLVQSPNSYFMDVKCPGCYKITTVFSHAQTVVLCVGCSTVLCQPTGGKARLTEGCSFRRKQH is encoded by the exons ATGCCA ctcgCAAAGGACCTGTTGCACCCATCCCCCGAAGAAGAGAAGAGGAGGCACAAGAAGAAGCGCCTCGTGCAGAGCCCCAACTCCTACTTCATGGATGTTAAATGTCCAG GATGCTACAAGATCACCACAGTGTTCAGCCATGCGCAGACAGTGGTGCTCTGTGTGGGTTGCTCTACGGTGCTGTGCCAGCCCACTGGTGGGAAAGCCCGTCTTACAGAAG GTTGTTCATTCCGGAGAAAGCAGCACTAG
- the fam189b gene encoding protein ENTREP3, producing MPSLSESSSVASASGSRAVSGSRRGISGRGGARLLLYLGLCHLGLGAMVLAFSFTSLAFTSSPRVRQSCPFWAGFFVVASGLVGVVSWRRPLTLVVSLFMLLSAVCVILSLAGSMLSCQNAQMVKSLQACQVEKGLCWCCQTGGTCSMTADPLVLYQHAECHSVRHQLKDLLFSACSLSILSTIICTLSTVTCSIHIFSLDLLHLLVPHRSRSVNPECSTPQDAFLANVVDFEEFVPPIPPPPYYPPEYTCSSETDAQSITYNGSMESPVPLYPTDCPPPYEAVMGQRAGSQATVYDTHVTELSGERGTSTAFSGEVSMDSGSLLMSEIVDIPDDSSPSEDSCLLEVGVAMRTRVGGAGGGAGGDGGEYVSFHCPPQGQQLPESPIVCLPPHRFSRGERSNSCSSPSSSADAPYRSPVLRHQAILASSCSQLELLAVSGSPRSSIPEIRVRPCTPSRHSSDSSSVPMGTSATSTADHANGPPALLLPPPPRRGVAARNRRDRDSLSPLVRSHSEPGLNSSTDTGDLSGSTGSKGVSDEVSQTSSETGPSSEACLLPRPSVAIFSALPRKGSMKATDGPLPSKLPPATSLRLPKDCARSLGDLKVTRVLVARFLQRSKRNLAPPSDQAGNGGQAMKCKPPGDASVAGHPFEQVLRTSWGSSRGQQYHQHHRGHHSHSDSRHNRRRNNPAQLEGIHLRSCGDLSSSSAASLRRLLSRPHSSSGTLYVESAL from the exons ATGCCCTCCTTGTCCGAGTCCAGTAGCGTGGCCTCAGCCTCGGGGTCCAGGGCCGTGTCGGGGAGCCGCAGGGGAATCTCTGGCCGGGGTGGGGCGCGTCTCCTCCTCTACCTGGGCTTGTGTCACCTGGGCCTGGGTGCCATGGTCCTGGCGTTCAGCTTCACCAGCCTGGCCTTCACGTCCTCGCCACGCGTACGGCAGTCCTGCCCATTCTGGGCCGGCTTCTTC GTGGTGGCCTCAGGACTGGTCGGTGTGGTGTCCTGGAGAAGACCACTAACTCTTGTG GTGTCGCTGTTCATGCTCCTGTCGGCCGTGTGTGTCATCCTCAGCCTTGCGGGTTCCATGCTCTCCTGCCAAAATGCACAAATGGTCAAGTCCCTGCAAGCCTGCCAG GTGGAGAAAGGCTTATGCTGGTGCTGCCAGACGGGGGGCACCTGCTCCATGACGGCGGACCCTTTGGTCCTATACCAGCACGCCGAATGCCACTCTGTCCGTCACCAGTTGAAG GACCTGCTGTTCAGCGCTTGCAGCCTCAGCATCCTGTCCACCATCATCTGCACGCTCTCCACGGTTACCTGCAGCATACACATCTTCTCGCTGGACCTGCTGCACTTG CTGGTGCCTCACCGCTCTCGCTCGGTGAATCCCGAGTGCTCCACCCCGCAAGACGCCTTCCTCGCCAACGTTGTGGACTTTGAGGAGTTTGTGCCCCCGATTCCACCCCCCCCTTATTACCCCCCGGAGTATACCTGCAGCTCAGAGACGGACGCACAGAG TATCACATACAATGGCTCCATGGAGAGTCCTGTGCCGCTGTATCCCACTGATTGCCCCCCTCCCTACGAGGCTGTCATGGGGCAGCGGGCAGGCAGCCAG GCAACGGTGTACGACACCCATGTGACCGAGCTGTCAGGCGAGAGGGGGACATCAACGGCGTTCAGCGGTGAGG tatCCATGGACAGCGGCTCACTCCTCATGTCGGAGATTGTGGACATACCCGACGACAGCTCCCCGTCAGAGGATTCCTGCCTGCTGGAGGTGGGAGTGGCCATGAGGACACGTGTGGGCGGGGCCGGAGGCGGGGCTGGGGGAGATGGTGGCGAGTACGTCAGcttccactgccccccccaaggGCAGCAGCTCCCCGAGAGCCCCATTGTCTGTCTGCCGCCCCACCGCTTCTCCAGAGGCGAGCGCTCCAACTCCTGCTCGTCTCCCAGCAGCTCGGCTGACGCCCCCTACAG gtcCCCTGTCCTCCGTCACCAGGCCATTCTGGCCAGTAGCTGCTCCCAGCTGGAGCTCCTGGCTGTCTCCGGCTCCCCTCGTTCCTCCATTCCGGAGATCCGCGTGCGGCCCTGCACGCCAAGCCGTCACAGCTCCGACTCGTCCTCCGTGCCCATGGGCACTTCCGCTACCTCCACGGCCGACCACGCCAACGGCCCCCCGGCGCTActcctgcccccgcccccccgccgcGGTGTGGCCGCCCGCAATCGCCGGGACCGGGACTCACTCAGTCCGCTGGTGAGGTCCCACAGCGAACCGGGCCTGAACTCGTCAACTGACACGG GTGACCTCAGCGGCTCGACAGGCAGCAAAGGCGTGAGTGATGAGGTGTCACAGACCTCCTCTGAGACTG GTCCATCTTCAGAGGCCTGCTTGCTGCCCAGGCCCTCAGTGGCAATCTTCAGTGCCCTCCCCAGGAAAGGGAGCATGAAAGCGACAGACGGGCCTCTGCCCTCCAAGCTGCCCCCCGCCACGTCCCTCCGGCTGCCCAAAGATTGCGCCCGCTCTCTCGGGGACCTCAAG GTGACCAGGGTCTTAGTAGCCAGATTCCTTCAGCGTTCCAAACGCAATTTGGCACCCCCTAGTGATCAAGCTGGGAATGGTGGACAGGCAATGAAGTGCAAGCCTCCCGGAGATGCCAGCGTAGCAGGTCACCCGTTCGAGCAG GTCCTGCGCACCTCATGGGGgtccagcaggggtcagcagtaTCATCAGCATCACCGTGGCCACCATTCCCATAGCGACAGCCGTCACAATCGTCGCCGTAACAACCCGGCACAGCTGGAGGGCATCCATCTGCGCAGCTGCGGTGATCTGAGCTCGTCCTCAGCAGCCTCCCTGCGCAGGCTACTCTCTAGGCCACACAGCTCCTCAGGAACACTGTACGTGGAGTCTGCACTTTGA